The Streptomyces laurentii genome contains a region encoding:
- a CDS encoding molybdenum cofactor biosynthesis protein A (FeS/SAM binding site;~Molybdenum Cofactor Synthesis C; pfam06463;~Radical SAM superfamily. Enzymes ofthis family generate radicals by combining a 4Fe-4S cluster and S-adenosylmethionine (SAM) in close proximity. They are characterized by aconserved CxxxCxxC motif, which coordinates the conserved iron-sulfur cluster; cd01335;~identified by MetaGeneAnnotator; putative;~molybdenum cofactor biosynthesis protein A [Streptomyces albus J1074];~molybdenum cofactor biosynthesis protein A; Reviewed; PRK00164) — MLIDTYGRVATDLRVSLTDRCNLRCTYCMPEEGLSWLAKPDLLTDDEIVRLVRIAVTDLGVTEVRFTGGEPLLRPGLTGIVARCAELEPRPQLSLTTNGIGLARTAAALRDAGLDRVNVSLDTLRPEVFKTLTRRDRHQDVLDGMAAARAAGLTPVKVNSVLMPGLNQDEAPDLLAWAIEQDYELRFIEQMPLDAQHGWKRDGMITADDILASLRTRFALTPETAGERGSAPAERWAVDGGPHTVGVIGSVTRPFCRACDRTRLTADGQVRTCLFATEETDLRAALRGTASDAEIAEIWRKAMWGKKAGSGLDDPDFLQPERPMSAIGG, encoded by the coding sequence GTGCTCATCGACACGTACGGCCGCGTCGCCACCGATCTGCGGGTGTCCCTCACCGACCGGTGCAACCTGCGCTGCACGTACTGCATGCCGGAAGAGGGCCTGAGCTGGCTGGCCAAGCCCGACCTGCTCACCGACGACGAGATCGTCCGCCTCGTCCGGATCGCCGTCACCGACCTCGGCGTCACCGAGGTCCGCTTCACCGGCGGCGAGCCGCTGCTGCGCCCCGGCCTCACCGGCATCGTCGCGCGCTGCGCCGAGCTCGAACCGCGCCCCCAGCTGTCCCTCACCACCAACGGCATCGGCCTCGCGCGCACCGCCGCCGCGCTCCGGGACGCCGGCCTCGACCGGGTCAACGTCTCCCTGGACACCCTGCGCCCCGAGGTCTTCAAGACCCTCACCCGCCGCGACCGCCACCAGGACGTGCTCGACGGCATGGCCGCCGCCCGCGCCGCCGGCCTCACCCCGGTCAAGGTCAACAGCGTGCTCATGCCCGGACTCAACCAGGACGAGGCCCCCGACCTGCTGGCCTGGGCGATCGAACAGGACTACGAGCTCCGCTTCATCGAGCAGATGCCGCTCGACGCCCAGCACGGCTGGAAGCGCGACGGCATGATCACCGCCGACGACATCCTGGCCTCGCTGCGCACCCGCTTCGCGCTGACCCCCGAGACGGCCGGCGAGCGCGGCTCCGCGCCCGCCGAGCGCTGGGCCGTCGACGGCGGCCCGCACACGGTCGGCGTCATCGGCTCCGTCACCCGGCCCTTCTGCCGGGCCTGCGACCGCACCCGGCTCACCGCCGACGGGCAGGTGCGCACCTGTCTGTTCGCCACCGAGGAGACCGACCTGCGGGCGGCGCTGCGCGGGACGGCCTCCGACGCGGAGATCGCGGAGATCTGGCGCAAGGCGATGTGGGGCAAGAAGGCCGGCTCCGGCCTCGACGACCCGGACTTCCTGCAGCCCGAGCGCCCGATGTCGGCGATCGGCGGCTGA
- a CDS encoding integral membrane protein (Protein of unknown function (DUF3099); pfam11298;~identified by MetaGeneAnnotator; putative;~integral membrane protein [Streptomyces pristinaespiralis ATCC25486]), whose translation MRKHGGSEVFRITGARQGLTEDVRGRQRRYVVSMLIRTVAVIAATTLWNVERPVAIVALVLGALLPYVAVVIANAGRETTPSLPSTFGVTPIRPALDPASEAGTEDRTKARTEAPTEARTEGRPDDGAEAGAEAGAEDAHRRDDHAA comes from the coding sequence ATGCGGAAGCATGGCGGGAGCGAGGTCTTCCGGATCACCGGCGCCCGTCAGGGGCTCACCGAGGACGTCCGGGGCCGGCAGCGCCGGTACGTCGTCTCGATGCTGATCCGCACCGTCGCCGTCATCGCCGCCACCACGCTGTGGAACGTGGAACGGCCCGTGGCGATCGTGGCCTTGGTGCTCGGCGCCCTCCTCCCGTACGTCGCCGTCGTCATCGCCAACGCCGGCCGCGAGACCACGCCGTCCCTCCCCTCCACCTTCGGCGTCACCCCGATACGGCCCGCCCTGGACCCCGCGTCCGAGGCCGGGACGGAAGACCGGACGAAGGCCCGGACGGAGGCCCCGACGGAGGCCCGGACCGAAGGCCGCCCCGACGACGGAGCGGAAGCCGGAGCGGAAGCCGGAGCGGAAGACGCGCACCGCCGCGACGATCACGCAGCGTGA
- a CDS encoding integral membrane protein (Protein of unknown function, DUF485; cl01231;~identified by MetaGeneAnnotator; putative;~integral membrane protein [Streptomyces pristinaespiralis ATCC25486]), giving the protein MAHDAAPPPRSGTDFAAPAQPTTEQFVEVQSSREFGDLRRTHRSFAFPLTVAFVAWYLLYVLLSNYADGFMGTKLFGNINVALVLGLGQFLTTFLIAWLYSRHAAGRLDPRAATIKTHMEGAPTPLGAPRTPGDARTEADA; this is encoded by the coding sequence GTGGCCCACGACGCCGCCCCGCCGCCCCGCAGCGGCACGGACTTCGCCGCCCCCGCCCAGCCCACGACGGAGCAGTTCGTCGAGGTCCAGAGCAGCCGCGAGTTCGGCGACCTGCGCCGTACCCACCGCTCGTTCGCGTTCCCCCTGACGGTCGCCTTCGTCGCCTGGTACCTGCTCTACGTGCTGCTCTCCAACTACGCGGACGGCTTCATGGGCACCAAGCTCTTCGGCAACATCAACGTGGCCCTCGTCCTCGGTCTCGGTCAGTTCCTGACCACGTTCCTCATCGCCTGGCTCTACTCCCGGCACGCCGCCGGACGCCTCGACCCGCGCGCGGCGACCATCAAGACGCACATGGAGGGCGCCCCGACGCCCCTCGGGGCCCCCCGCACCCCCGGTGACGCCCGTACGGAGGCCGACGCATGA
- a CDS encoding transglycosylase (PFAM: Transglycosylase-associated protein; KEGG: sgr:SGR_5677 hypothetical protein;~Transglycosylase associated protein; cl00978;~identified by MetaGeneAnnotator; putative;~transglycosylase [Streptomyces flavogriseus ATCC33331]), whose protein sequence is MGWLWAIIVGLVLGLIAKAILPGKQQIPLWLTVVFGMLGSVLGNAVATWIGVNETKGIDWIRHLLQLIGAVVIVGLGDMLWVSLKGNKQRT, encoded by the coding sequence ATGGGCTGGTTGTGGGCGATCATTGTGGGCTTGGTCCTGGGCCTGATCGCGAAGGCGATCCTCCCCGGGAAGCAGCAGATCCCGCTGTGGCTGACGGTGGTGTTCGGCATGCTCGGCAGCGTGCTCGGCAACGCGGTGGCGACCTGGATCGGTGTCAACGAGACCAAGGGCATCGACTGGATCCGTCATCTGCTCCAGCTGATCGGCGCCGTCGTGATCGTGGGCCTGGGCGACATGCTGTGGGTCTCGCTCAAGGGCAACAAACAGCGGACCTGA
- a CDS encoding hypothetical protein (identified by MetaGeneAnnotator; putative;~sequence version:1) codes for MIAHNQPIVASSHACVPSLGPSSTRRIPGGAIRVRAPRGAAGAAARPGTVRLAAPVDAPVDAPVSWDRTRGRTVEEDRAGESPA; via the coding sequence ATGATCGCCCACAACCAGCCCATCGTCGCCTCCTCGCACGCGTGTGTGCCCAGTCTCGGCCCGTCGTCCACACGGCGCATTCCGGGCGGCGCCATCCGCGTCCGGGCCCCGCGCGGGGCCGCCGGTGCGGCCGCCCGCCCCGGCACCGTACGGCTCGCCGCTCCGGTGGACGCCCCGGTGGACGCCCCGGTCTCGTGGGACCGGACCCGCGGGCGTACCGTGGAAGAAGACCGGGCCGGGGAGAGTCCGGCATGA
- a CDS encoding tyrosyl-tRNA synthetase (HIGH motif;~KMSKS motif;~S4 RNA-binding domain; smart00363;~catalytic core domain of tyrosinyl-tRNA synthetase;cd00805;~dimer interface [polypeptide binding];~identified by MetaGeneAnnotator; putative;~tyrosyl-tRNA synthetase [Streptomyces cattleya NRRL 8057 = DSM46488];~tyrosyl-tRNA synthetase; Validated) encodes MTDIVDELKWRGLFAQSTDEEALRKALADGPVTFYCGFDPTAASLHVGHLVQVLTVRRLQQAGHRPLALVGGATGQIGDPRPTAERTLNDPETVAAWVSRLRSQIEPFLSFEGENAAVMVNNLDWTAGLSAIEFLRDIGKHFRVNKMLTKDSVARRLESEQGISYTEFSYQLLQGMDFLELYRRHGCTLQQGGSDQWGNLVAGLDLIHRLEPGAEVHALATPLMVKADGTKFGKTEGGAVWLDPEMTTPYAFYQFWLNVDDRDISTYMRILSFKSREELEELEALTAERPQARAAQRALAEELTTLVHGAEQCQAVIDASKALFGQGELSALDEPTLAAALSELPHARVTELGAVVDLFAEVGLVASKSAARRTVKEGGAYVNNVKVTAEDAEVSADELLHGRWLVLRRGKKNLAAIEYAPQG; translated from the coding sequence GTGACCGACATCGTCGACGAGCTGAAGTGGCGTGGGCTCTTCGCCCAGTCCACCGACGAAGAGGCCCTGCGCAAGGCGCTCGCGGACGGTCCCGTCACGTTCTATTGCGGTTTCGACCCGACCGCGGCCAGTCTCCACGTCGGCCACCTGGTCCAGGTGCTCACCGTCCGCCGGCTCCAGCAGGCCGGGCACCGGCCGCTGGCGCTGGTCGGCGGGGCCACCGGCCAGATCGGCGACCCGCGGCCGACGGCCGAGCGCACCCTGAACGACCCCGAGACGGTCGCCGCCTGGGTGAGCCGGCTGCGGTCGCAGATCGAGCCGTTCCTGTCCTTCGAGGGCGAGAACGCGGCGGTCATGGTGAACAACCTGGACTGGACCGCCGGCCTGTCGGCGATCGAGTTCCTGCGCGACATCGGCAAGCACTTCCGGGTCAACAAGATGCTGACCAAGGACTCCGTGGCCCGCCGCCTGGAGTCCGAGCAGGGCATCAGCTACACCGAGTTCAGCTACCAGCTGCTGCAGGGCATGGACTTCCTGGAGCTGTACCGGCGCCACGGCTGCACGCTCCAGCAGGGCGGCTCCGACCAGTGGGGCAACCTGGTGGCCGGCCTCGACCTGATCCACCGCCTGGAGCCGGGCGCCGAGGTCCACGCGCTCGCGACGCCGCTGATGGTGAAGGCCGACGGCACCAAGTTCGGCAAGACCGAGGGCGGCGCCGTCTGGCTGGACCCGGAGATGACCACGCCGTACGCGTTCTACCAGTTCTGGCTGAACGTGGACGACCGTGACATCTCCACGTACATGCGCATCCTGTCCTTCAAGTCCCGGGAGGAGCTTGAGGAGTTGGAGGCACTCACCGCCGAGCGGCCGCAGGCCCGGGCCGCCCAGCGGGCGCTGGCGGAGGAGCTGACCACCCTGGTGCACGGCGCCGAGCAGTGCCAGGCCGTCATCGACGCGTCCAAGGCGCTGTTCGGTCAGGGCGAGCTGTCCGCCCTCGACGAGCCGACCCTGGCCGCGGCCCTGTCCGAGCTGCCGCACGCGCGCGTGACGGAGCTGGGCGCGGTCGTGGACCTGTTCGCCGAGGTCGGTCTGGTGGCCAGCAAGTCGGCCGCCCGCCGCACGGTGAAGGAGGGCGGCGCCTACGTGAACAACGTCAAGGTGACCGCCGAGGACGCCGAGGTGTCGGCGGACGAGCTGCTGCACGGCCGCTGGCTGGTGCTGCGCCGGGGCAAGAAGAACCTCGCGGCGATCGAGTACGCGCCGCAGGGCTGA
- a CDS encoding hypothetical protein (Hypothetical protein XNR_5000 [Streptomyces albus J1074];~identified by MetaGeneAnnotator; putative): MPGSSPRGCSASPFVDNDHVIHGPVSEDNPICSAKGCRAAAVWVLAWNNPKLHTPERRKTWLACEEHREHLSQFLGVRGFLKDVVTLAAWEAEQAANRPADGDTDDGPAGPSA, from the coding sequence ATGCCGGGCAGCTCCCCCCGTGGCTGCTCGGCATCGCCTTTTGTGGACAATGATCACGTGATCCATGGTCCCGTGAGCGAAGACAATCCGATCTGTTCCGCCAAGGGCTGCCGGGCGGCCGCCGTGTGGGTGCTGGCCTGGAACAACCCCAAACTCCACACGCCGGAGCGGCGCAAGACGTGGCTCGCGTGCGAGGAGCACCGCGAGCATCTCTCCCAGTTCCTGGGCGTACGAGGCTTCCTCAAGGACGTCGTCACGCTCGCCGCGTGGGAGGCGGAGCAGGCCGCGAACCGACCGGCCGACGGGGATACCGACGACGGCCCCGCCGGCCCCTCGGCCTGA
- a CDS encoding secreted subtilisin protease (Peptidase domain in the S8 and S53 families; cl10459;~catalytic residues [active];~identified by MetaGeneAnnotator; putative;~secreted subtilisin protease [Streptomyces venezuelae ATCC10712]), with translation MAPLGSRRARVLALPAGLALTASLGFLPAGAATAAELSDAPTAATAADGPKLSYVVNIGGGRWTADAVRASIAKAGGDIVQSYDQIGVIVAHSQNPDFAKTIRKAPGVISAGATRTAPLSVQTDDSVGEGSQALTPAEIKAASQAAADGQDPLEPLQWDLPAIKADQAHKKTLGSKRVTVGIIDTGVDDTHPDLAPNFDAAASANCVGGKPDTTPGSWRPKAGESDHGTHVAGTIGAAKNGIGVTGVAPGVKLAGIKVSTPDGYFYTEAVVCGFVWAAEHGIDVTNNSYYTDPWMFACKNDEDQKALIEAVTRATRYAEKKGAVNVAAAGNSAFDLAGDSILDNSSPNDSTAGDRVIDPKECFDYPAMLPGVVTVSATGAKNLKASYSNYGLGVIDVAAPGGDSTKYQPPQAPANNGLILSTTVNGGYNYKAGTSMASPHVAGVLALLKSTHPNASPAALKALLSAQADERACAPYDINGDGTNDAVCEGGKQKNGFYGAGIVDALDAVRK, from the coding sequence ATGGCTCCTCTGGGATCGCGGCGCGCCCGAGTCCTCGCTCTGCCCGCCGGACTCGCGCTCACCGCTTCGCTCGGCTTCCTGCCCGCCGGCGCCGCCACGGCCGCGGAACTGAGCGACGCGCCGACGGCCGCCACGGCCGCCGACGGCCCGAAGCTGTCGTATGTCGTCAACATCGGTGGCGGCCGCTGGACCGCGGACGCGGTGCGGGCCTCCATAGCCAAGGCCGGCGGCGACATAGTCCAGTCGTACGACCAGATAGGCGTCATCGTCGCCCACTCGCAGAACCCGGACTTCGCGAAGACCATCCGCAAGGCCCCGGGCGTCATCTCGGCCGGCGCCACCCGTACGGCTCCGCTGTCGGTGCAGACCGACGACTCGGTCGGTGAGGGCAGCCAGGCGCTGACCCCGGCCGAGATCAAGGCCGCCTCGCAGGCCGCGGCCGACGGCCAGGACCCGCTCGAGCCCCTCCAGTGGGACCTGCCGGCCATCAAGGCCGACCAGGCGCACAAGAAGACGCTCGGCAGCAAGCGGGTGACGGTCGGCATCATCGACACCGGTGTGGACGACACCCATCCGGACCTGGCGCCGAACTTCGACGCCGCCGCCTCCGCCAACTGCGTGGGCGGCAAGCCCGACACGACGCCCGGCTCGTGGCGTCCGAAGGCGGGCGAGAGCGACCACGGCACCCACGTCGCGGGCACCATCGGCGCCGCCAAGAACGGCATCGGCGTCACCGGTGTCGCGCCGGGCGTGAAGCTCGCCGGCATCAAGGTGTCCACGCCCGACGGCTACTTCTACACCGAGGCCGTCGTCTGCGGCTTCGTGTGGGCGGCCGAGCACGGCATCGACGTCACCAACAACAGCTACTACACCGACCCGTGGATGTTCGCCTGCAAGAACGACGAGGACCAGAAGGCCCTCATCGAGGCGGTCACCCGCGCGACCCGGTACGCGGAGAAGAAGGGCGCCGTCAACGTCGCGGCGGCGGGTAACTCCGCCTTCGACCTGGCGGGCGACTCGATCCTCGACAACAGCAGCCCGAACGACTCCACGGCGGGCGACCGGGTCATCGACCCGAAGGAGTGCTTCGACTACCCGGCGATGCTGCCGGGCGTGGTGACGGTCTCCGCGACCGGCGCCAAGAACCTGAAGGCCTCCTACTCGAACTACGGCCTGGGCGTCATCGACGTCGCGGCCCCGGGCGGCGACAGCACCAAGTACCAGCCGCCGCAGGCCCCGGCCAACAACGGCCTCATCCTGTCGACCACCGTGAACGGCGGCTACAACTACAAGGCCGGCACCTCGATGGCCTCGCCGCACGTGGCGGGCGTCCTGGCGCTGCTGAAGTCGACCCACCCGAACGCCAGCCCGGCGGCCCTCAAGGCCCTGCTGTCCGCGCAGGCGGACGAGCGGGCGTGCGCGCCGTACGACATCAACGGCGACGGCACGAACGACGCCGTGTGCGAGGGCGGCAAGCAGAAGAACGGCTTCTACGGCGCGGGCATCGTCGACGCGCTCGACGCCGTCCGAAAGTAA
- a CDS encoding cation/acetate symporter actP (Na binding site [ion binding];~Predicted symporter [General function prediction only]; COG4147;~Uncharacterized bacterial solute carrier 5 subfamily; putative solute-binding domain; cd11480;~cation/acetate symporter ActP [Streptomyces sp. C];~identified by MetaGeneAnnotator; putative) produces MTAPLLLAAAPNATTEHRPLIIGLFGAFVVATLVITIWAGRQTRSAADFYAGGRQFTGFQNGLAISGDYMSAASFLGIAGAIALFGYDGFLYSIGFLVAWLVALLLVAEPLRNSGRFTMGDVLAYRMRQRPVRTAAGTSTIVVSIFYLLAQMAGAGVLVSLLLGITSDGGKIAIVALVGVLMIVYVTIGGMKGTTWVQMVKAVLLIAGTLLITFLILMRFHFNVSELLGAAATNSGKGDAFLQPGLKYGATGTSKLDFLSLGIALVLGTAGLPHILIRFYTVPTAKAARKSVNWAIGIIGAFYLMTIVLGFGAAALLKNSDIIASNKAGNTAAPLAALEIGGGAGSTGGSILLAVISAVAFATILAVVAGLTLASSSSFAHDIYANVIRRGQATEKEEVRAARWATVLIGVVSIALGALARDLNVAGLVALAFAVAASANLPTILYSLFWKRFTTQGALWSIYGGLISAVVLVLFSPVVSGKETSMFKTVDFYWFPLENPGIVSIPLGFLLGWLGTVLSKEKPDPGKFAELEVKSLTGVGAH; encoded by the coding sequence ATGACCGCCCCGCTCCTCCTCGCCGCGGCGCCGAACGCGACCACCGAGCACCGCCCGCTGATCATCGGCCTGTTCGGCGCCTTCGTGGTGGCCACCCTGGTCATCACCATCTGGGCCGGCCGCCAGACCCGCAGCGCCGCCGACTTCTACGCCGGCGGCCGCCAGTTCACCGGCTTCCAGAACGGCCTCGCCATCTCCGGCGACTACATGTCCGCCGCGTCGTTCCTCGGCATCGCCGGCGCCATCGCGCTCTTCGGCTACGACGGCTTCCTCTACTCCATCGGGTTCCTCGTCGCCTGGCTGGTCGCGCTGCTCCTGGTGGCCGAACCGCTGCGCAACTCCGGCCGGTTCACCATGGGCGACGTCCTCGCCTACCGGATGCGCCAGCGGCCCGTCCGCACCGCCGCCGGCACCTCCACCATCGTCGTCTCGATCTTCTACCTGCTGGCCCAGATGGCCGGTGCCGGCGTGCTCGTCTCGCTGCTCCTCGGCATCACCAGCGACGGCGGCAAGATCGCCATCGTCGCCCTGGTCGGCGTGCTGATGATCGTGTACGTGACCATCGGCGGCATGAAGGGCACCACCTGGGTGCAGATGGTCAAGGCCGTCCTGCTCATCGCGGGCACGCTCCTGATCACCTTCCTCATCCTGATGAGGTTCCACTTCAACGTCTCGGAGCTGCTCGGCGCGGCCGCCACCAACAGCGGCAAGGGCGACGCCTTCCTCCAGCCCGGCCTCAAGTACGGTGCCACGGGCACCTCGAAGCTGGACTTCCTCTCCCTCGGCATCGCGCTCGTCCTCGGCACCGCCGGACTGCCGCACATCCTCATCCGCTTCTACACGGTGCCCACCGCCAAGGCCGCCCGGAAGTCGGTCAACTGGGCCATCGGCATCATCGGCGCGTTCTACCTGATGACGATCGTCCTCGGCTTCGGCGCCGCCGCGCTGCTCAAGAACAGCGACATCATCGCGTCCAACAAGGCGGGCAACACCGCGGCCCCGCTGGCCGCTCTGGAGATCGGCGGCGGCGCCGGTTCGACCGGCGGCTCGATACTGCTGGCCGTCATCTCCGCCGTCGCGTTCGCCACCATCCTCGCCGTCGTCGCCGGCCTCACCCTCGCCTCCTCCTCGTCGTTCGCGCACGACATCTACGCCAACGTCATCCGGCGCGGACAGGCCACCGAGAAGGAGGAGGTACGCGCCGCCCGCTGGGCCACCGTCCTCATCGGCGTCGTCTCCATCGCGCTCGGCGCCCTCGCCCGCGACCTCAACGTCGCCGGCCTCGTCGCCCTCGCCTTCGCGGTGGCCGCCTCCGCCAACCTGCCGACGATCCTCTACAGCCTCTTCTGGAAGCGCTTCACCACCCAGGGCGCGCTCTGGTCGATCTACGGCGGTCTGATCTCCGCGGTCGTCCTCGTGCTCTTCTCGCCGGTCGTCTCCGGCAAGGAGACCTCGATGTTCAAGACCGTGGACTTCTACTGGTTCCCGCTGGAGAACCCCGGCATCGTCTCGATCCCGCTGGGCTTCCTGCTCGGCTGGCTCGGCACCGTCCTGTCCAAGGAGAAGCCGGACCCCGGCAAGTTCGCGGAGCTGGAGGTCAAGTCCCTCACCGGCGTCGGAGCGCACTGA
- a CDS encoding tldE/pmbA family protein, actinobacterial subgroup (Predicted Zn-dependent proteases and their inactivated homologs [General function prediction only]; COG0312;~TldE or PmbA family protein, Actinobacterial subgroup [Streptomyces venezuelae ATCC10712];~identified by MetaGeneAnnotator; putative) — protein sequence MSRDSKPYEIVERALELSRADGCVVIADEQSSANLRWAGNALTTNGVTRGRELTVIATVDGAQGTASGVVSRSAVTADDLEPLVRAAEEAARAAGPAEDAQPLVEGVPVSAGFTDAPAETSSAVFDAFAPALGEAFARARAGDRELYGFAYHEMTSTYLGTSTGLRLRHDQPKGTLEINAKSPDRTRSAWAGRATRDFTDVDPAALDAELATRLGWAERRIELPAGRYETLLPPTAVADLLIYQLWSSAARDAAEGRTVFSRPGGGTRVGETLSPLPLTLRSDPGAPGLESAPFVIAHASGDDSSVFDNGLPVSPVDWVRDGKLAHLITTRHTAGLTGLPMAPGAGNLILDGGGEKSLEEMVASTERGLLLTCLWYIREVDPATLLLTGLTRDGVYLVENGEVVGEVNNFRFNESPVDLLSRATEAGRTEQTLPREWSDWFTRAAMPALRVPDFNMSSVSKGV from the coding sequence ATGAGCCGCGACAGCAAGCCGTACGAGATCGTCGAGCGCGCCCTGGAGCTGTCGCGCGCCGACGGTTGCGTGGTCATCGCCGACGAGCAGTCCTCCGCGAATCTGCGCTGGGCCGGCAACGCGCTGACCACCAACGGGGTCACCCGGGGCCGCGAGCTCACCGTCATCGCGACCGTCGACGGCGCGCAGGGCACCGCCTCCGGCGTGGTCTCCCGCTCGGCGGTCACCGCCGACGACCTGGAGCCGCTGGTCCGGGCCGCCGAGGAGGCCGCGCGCGCGGCCGGGCCCGCCGAGGACGCCCAGCCGCTGGTCGAGGGCGTACCGGTGTCCGCCGGCTTCACGGACGCGCCGGCCGAGACCTCCTCCGCGGTCTTCGACGCCTTCGCGCCCGCGCTCGGCGAGGCGTTCGCCCGGGCCCGGGCGGGCGACCGGGAGCTGTACGGCTTCGCGTACCACGAGATGACCTCCACCTACCTGGGCACCTCGACCGGGCTGCGGCTGCGGCACGACCAGCCCAAGGGCACCCTGGAGATCAACGCCAAGTCGCCCGACCGGACCCGTTCCGCGTGGGCCGGGCGCGCGACCCGGGACTTCACGGACGTCGACCCGGCCGCGCTGGACGCCGAGCTCGCCACCCGGCTCGGCTGGGCCGAGCGGCGGATCGAGCTGCCGGCCGGCCGGTACGAGACGCTGCTGCCGCCGACCGCCGTGGCCGACCTGCTGATCTACCAGCTGTGGTCCTCGGCGGCCCGGGACGCGGCGGAGGGCCGTACGGTCTTCTCCCGGCCCGGCGGCGGGACCCGCGTCGGCGAGACCCTGTCGCCGCTGCCGCTGACCCTGCGCAGCGACCCGGGCGCGCCGGGCCTGGAGTCGGCGCCGTTCGTGATCGCGCACGCCTCGGGCGACGACTCGTCCGTCTTCGACAACGGTCTGCCGGTCTCCCCGGTCGACTGGGTCCGGGACGGCAAGCTGGCCCATCTGATCACCACCCGGCACACCGCGGGGCTCACCGGACTGCCCATGGCGCCGGGGGCCGGGAACCTGATCCTGGACGGCGGCGGGGAGAAGTCGCTGGAGGAGATGGTGGCCTCCACCGAGCGCGGGCTGCTGCTCACCTGCCTCTGGTACATCCGCGAGGTCGACCCGGCGACGCTGCTGCTCACCGGTCTCACCCGGGACGGCGTCTACCTGGTGGAGAACGGCGAGGTGGTCGGCGAGGTGAACAACTTCCGGTTCAACGAGTCGCCGGTCGACCTGCTGTCGCGGGCCACCGAGGCGGGCCGGACCGAGCAGACGCTGCCGCGCGAGTGGAGCGACTGGTTCACCCGGGCCGCGATGCCGGCCCTGCGGGTGCCGGACTTCAACATGAGTTCGGTCAGCAAGGGCGTCTGA